A part of Agrobacterium vitis genomic DNA contains:
- the paoC gene encoding aldehyde oxidoreductase molybdenum-binding subunit PaoC — protein sequence MKFETPATTNPIDRLKVVGQPIHRIDGQLKTTGRAMYAYEWRDPNTRYAYGYPVGAAIAKGRIKAMDATAARKADGVLAVLTTLDVGKREKGKLNTANLFGGDEVQHYHQAIAVVVAETFEQARAAAALVKVDYDEEKGSFDLSAARETAKKPDDSQKPDTAVGNFETAFRAAPVSFEQSYTTPDQSHAMMEPHASIAAWNGDEVTVWTSSQMIDWWRSDLATTLGVDKEKIHLMSPFIGGGFGGKLFLRADAVLAAFAARAAKRPVKVALPRPFMINNTTHRPATIQRIRIGAERDGKITAIAHESWSGDLPGGGPEVAVNQTRLLYAGANRMTAMRLATLDLPEGNAMRAPGEAPGLMALEIAMDEMAEKVGMDPIAFRIANDTQVDPENPERPFSHRDLIGCLKRGAERFGWDNRPKVGSRREGNWLIGMGVAAAFRDNMVLPSGARVKLDNQGIVTVETDMTDIGTGSYTIIAQTAAEMMGVGIDKVAVHLGDSRFPISAGSGGQFGANSATSGVYAACVKLREAITQKLGFNSDDIVFEDGSVKAGNRSVLLAEVAGSDGLVGEDTMEWGDFTKTHQQSTFGAHFVEVGVDVATGETRIRRMLAVCAAGRILNPITARSQVIGAMTMGAGGALSEELVVDAKRGFFVNHDLAGYEVPVHADIPHQEVIFMDETDPMSSPMKAKGIGELGLCGVSAAIANAIYNATGVRVRHYPITLDKLIGGLPDIA from the coding sequence ATGAAGTTCGAGACACCTGCAACAACCAATCCAATCGACCGCCTCAAGGTCGTCGGCCAGCCGATCCACCGCATCGATGGCCAATTGAAGACAACTGGCCGGGCGATGTATGCCTATGAGTGGCGAGATCCAAACACGCGTTATGCCTATGGCTACCCGGTTGGGGCAGCAATTGCCAAAGGCCGGATCAAAGCCATGGATGCGACAGCAGCCAGGAAAGCTGATGGCGTGCTCGCTGTGTTGACGACCCTGGATGTCGGCAAGCGCGAGAAAGGCAAGCTCAATACTGCAAACCTGTTCGGCGGCGATGAGGTTCAGCATTATCATCAGGCAATTGCCGTTGTGGTCGCGGAGACTTTCGAGCAGGCGCGGGCCGCTGCTGCCTTGGTTAAAGTAGACTATGACGAGGAGAAGGGGTCATTCGATCTCAGCGCGGCGCGAGAGACGGCGAAAAAGCCGGATGACTCCCAGAAGCCCGACACGGCTGTCGGCAATTTTGAAACAGCTTTCCGAGCCGCTCCGGTCTCCTTCGAGCAATCCTATACGACGCCTGACCAATCTCATGCGATGATGGAGCCGCACGCTTCGATCGCCGCTTGGAATGGTGATGAGGTGACCGTGTGGACATCCAGTCAGATGATCGATTGGTGGCGCTCCGATCTCGCCACAACCCTTGGCGTTGACAAGGAGAAGATCCATTTGATGTCGCCGTTTATCGGCGGCGGATTCGGTGGCAAGCTGTTTCTCCGGGCCGACGCCGTTTTGGCCGCCTTCGCGGCACGTGCTGCGAAACGACCTGTCAAAGTCGCCTTGCCACGTCCATTCATGATCAATAACACCACCCACCGCCCGGCAACGATCCAGCGCATCCGCATCGGCGCTGAGCGGGATGGGAAAATCACCGCCATCGCGCATGAGAGCTGGTCGGGAGATCTTCCCGGCGGCGGTCCTGAGGTGGCGGTCAACCAGACGCGCCTGCTCTATGCAGGTGCAAACCGGATGACGGCCATGCGTCTTGCAACCCTCGACCTTCCAGAGGGCAACGCCATGCGGGCCCCGGGCGAGGCGCCCGGCCTGATGGCGCTGGAAATTGCCATGGACGAAATGGCTGAAAAGGTTGGTATGGACCCGATCGCGTTTCGCATCGCCAATGACACCCAGGTCGACCCGGAAAATCCCGAGCGCCCATTCTCGCATCGGGACCTGATCGGCTGTCTGAAGCGTGGTGCGGAGCGCTTCGGCTGGGACAATCGACCGAAGGTCGGATCTCGCAGGGAGGGCAATTGGTTGATCGGCATGGGCGTCGCCGCCGCATTCCGCGACAACATGGTCCTTCCATCAGGCGCCCGGGTCAAACTCGACAACCAGGGCATTGTCACGGTTGAGACCGACATGACCGATATCGGAACCGGCAGCTACACGATCATCGCTCAGACCGCAGCGGAAATGATGGGCGTTGGCATCGATAAAGTCGCCGTGCATCTTGGAGACTCTCGGTTCCCGATTTCGGCGGGTTCTGGTGGCCAGTTCGGGGCCAATTCAGCGACATCAGGTGTCTATGCGGCTTGCGTCAAACTTCGTGAAGCGATCACCCAAAAACTTGGGTTTAATTCCGATGACATTGTTTTTGAGGATGGGAGCGTTAAAGCTGGAAACCGCTCGGTTCTGCTTGCCGAGGTCGCTGGTTCTGACGGGCTTGTCGGCGAAGACACCATGGAGTGGGGCGATTTCACCAAGACGCATCAGCAATCCACCTTCGGTGCTCATTTCGTCGAGGTTGGCGTCGATGTCGCCACCGGCGAAACACGCATTCGGCGCATGTTGGCGGTGTGTGCGGCTGGTCGTATCCTCAATCCGATCACGGCGCGCAGCCAGGTGATCGGCGCAATGACCATGGGTGCCGGAGGCGCCCTGTCGGAAGAACTGGTGGTCGATGCAAAGCGGGGCTTTTTCGTCAATCACGACCTTGCCGGGTATGAGGTTCCGGTTCATGCGGATATTCCACATCAGGAGGTTATCTTCATGGACGAGACCGACCCAATGTCCTCGCCGATGAAGGCAAAGGGCATTGGTGAACTCGGCCTCTGCGGTGTCTCCGCGGCAATCGCTAATGCTATCTATAACGCCACGGGCGTTCGGGTGCGGCACTATCCGATCACCCTCGATAAACTGATCGGTGGCTTGCCTGACATTGCCTGA